Within the Terriglobia bacterium genome, the region GAGTCAGCGCGTGGTGGCTCGAATCGAAATGCCGAGTGCGGCCACTTCTACGGGCAGCCGGTTCTTCAGGGAACTATCTAGAGTTTGCGCCGTTCCTCGCCGAGACCTTATGCGGCAGCAGGTAAGTGAATCCCAGAAACACTTCCCAACGTGTGGATGTACTCGTGAGTCCATGACTGACACCGCCATCGAGCACGAGGTTTTTCCGCATGTTGTAATTCAGCGCCCACAAGTTGCCGACGGCATTGCTTCGCAGAAGAGGCTGAGTGAAATGCCATATTTCTCCGGAGATACCGAATTTCTTCACGAGTGAATGCGAAACCGAGAGCGTCTGCCCGAACTGGGCGCGGTGAATCGCGTTGTCGATGACTTCGTTGAAGAGAAAATTGGTGTCGTAATGGAAGCCTTTTACGTCCGCGCTGGCAAGAAGGAGCATTGAGTTTCTGGCGCTGCCAAAATCGAGGTCGGGTGTGCCTCCACTGTACACTCGTCGGAAATAACTCAATGCAATTGTTGGCCGCGCGCCTTCTCCCTGATGGACAACTCCTTGCACTCCCAGCGCCACGTCTCCCGTCCCATTTGCAGTTTGGTTTTCAGCGCGGGAATGGGCAAACGGTCCTACCGCGGCTAACAATTCGATCCGGCGCGTTAAAGAAAACTTCACCACCTCATTGAGACTTGACTGGGAAGAGAATTCGGGAGAGTGCCACGCACCCAAGAACCCGGTTTCAAATTGAAAGTAGCCAACCGGAGTCAGGGTTGCGGGCGTGGACACAGTGGGTCTGGCGGGGTTGGCAGCGGGGTCCTCCCGCTGGCGCGCTTCCTCCGGGATTTTCGGCGTTCCGGCTTCCTGCTGTGCGCAGGCGGAGATCGCGACGGCTACCAACAATGACAGTGGTAGTACCGACAAGGGCCGAATCATCGTATTTTCGTCGCACGCTTCATTTCGCCCGAAGCAGAAGAACGGGCACGCTGACACTGTGCTGGACTCGGATGGCTGTGGTACCCAGGAAAATATCGGCAAGGAACCGGTGCCCATGTGTGCTCATCGCCACCAGGTCGCAACCCTTGTGCTGAATCCATTTGATGATTTCCTTGACCGGCTCGCCGTAGGCCAGCTCGGCCTCTGTGGGAATGCCCATGGCTTGAAACTCTGCCCGGATTGTTTCCAGGTAGGCAGTGTCTTCGGCGATTTCGGGACTGACCGCGTCCGGGCCGTAGGTCCTAGCTGCCCATCCATCGGCCACATGAAGCAACACCAAGCGGCTCTGCGCGAGCTTCGCGAGCTGTTTGACGTGTTCGATAATCGCCCGATCGCTGGACGTGCCGTCCAAAGTCACGAGAATCTTTTCATACATGGGCTGTTCCGTTTCTGTCGTACGGGAGTCACCCGCCGGTGATGACGTGCCAGGCAGCCTTGAGCGAGTCCGGCAGGCCATAAATGTCCATCGCGGTGATCAGAATTGCGCTGGTCCAACCGGAAATCAATAGAAACCAACCGTTCTTCCAAGCTCCCATCCGCTTGCCGGAGCTGGTGAAGTGCAGGAGCGGGAACATGGCGAAGGGGAGCTGCAGCGCCAGCACCACTTGACTGAGGGTCAGCAGGTCGGTAACGCTGCTGTCGCCGCGGAGGCCGATGATGAGGACCGCCGGCAGGATGGCCAGCGTGCGGGTGATGAGCCGCCGCAGCCACGGCTGGATGCGCCAATGCATGAAGCCTTCCATCACGACTTGCCCGGCGAGAGTGCCGGTGATGGTGCTGCTCTGGCCGCTCGCCAGAAGCGCCACCGCAAACAGTGTGCTGGCAGCGGTCGTCCCCAGCAACGGCGCCAGCGTCAGATACGCGACCCGGATCCAATCACTGTCGGCGCTGAACTTGACCACCTGGCCGCCGGCTACGGTCACGCTTTCCTTGCCGAAGAACACCGTTGCCGCCAGCACCAGGATCGCGGCATTGACGAAGAAGGCGATGGTCAGGGCCGCGATCGAGTCGATGGTGTTGAACTGGATCGCGCGACGAACAGACAGTTCGTCCTTCTGCAACTGGCGGCTCTGTACCAGCGCCGAGTGCAGGTACAGGTTGTGGGGCATCACGGTCGCGCCGATCATACCGATGGCGATATATAACATCCCGGAATGACGAAAGTGTGGCGACACCAGCGCCCGTCCCATCTCCAGAAAGTCGGGCTGGGTCTGCGGGAGAACGAAGATCTCGATGAAGTAGCACACGCCGATGGTCGCGATCAGCAGCAGGACTATGGCCTCGATGGTGCGCATCCCAAAACGTTGCAAGGCCAACAGTAGCAGCACGTCCAAGCCTGTGATGATGACCGCCCACGGCAGCGGGATGTGGAACAGCAGGTTGAGGGCCACGGCACTCCCCAGAACCTCCGCCAAGTCACAGGCGCCAATGGCCACTTCGCTCATCAGCCAATTGGGCCAGCGGGTCCACTTGGGGTACCAATCGCGGCAGCATTGGGCGAGATCCTTGCCCGTGACCACGCCCAATCGGGCGGAAATCACCTGCATGAAGATGGCCATCAGGCTGGCCAGGCCGACCACCCATATTAGCCCGTACTTGAACTGAGCGCCGCCTTGCAGGTCCGTCCCCCAGTTGCCGGGGTCCATGTAGCCGACGCTGACGAGGATCGCCGGCCCGACGAAAGCCCGCCACTGCTCCCAGAAGCCGGCCTGATGGTGCGGCACCTCGACGGTACTGTGCATCCCCTCCAAAGATGGGTGGTTGCCGTGTGGAACCTCCGTTGCCATCCGCCCCGCCCCCTCGCACCTTAGCGCCAGTACAGTATCACAAGTTAACTGCAGCTAACTAACGCTTCGATGCTGGAACCGGGGGAGGAGAAGACACCCAGATTTTCTCTGCTGCGGGGCCGCCCAGGACAATAGCGCCCGCGGACGTGCCGATCGAGAGGGTCTGGTCGTAGTTGCGCTCGCGCAGATACAGCTCGCTTCCAGGCCTGATGCCGCGTCGATCAAGCAACTCCCCCAGCTTCGAATCCCTCTCGTACACGCTGGCCACGGTGTAGCTCTGGCCAGGTTCCGCTTCCGACAGCAGCTTGTACCCACGCCTGCGCTTCTGGGCGGGGCTATCGACGATCGCGAAATTTCCGTGAGGACAAGCTCCGCCTCGCCCAAGTTTCTTGACCAACAACGACTCGAAATCCGCTGACACGGCGTGCTCCAGCCTTTCGGCTTCGTCATGGGTGCGGTACCACGGCATACCGAAGATCTCGGTCAGCATCCGTTCGATGAGGTGGTGTCGGACCGCGATACGCTTTGCGATCCGCCGTCCTTCATCGGTCAACCGCACCCGCCCGTCTTTGCGCACCTCTACCAGGCCATCACGCGTTAACCGGCGTAAAGCCATGGTGACCGCGGGCGCCGAAACCTTCAGCCAATTCGCCAGCGTCGCTGAGATAACGGCTTCGGCTTCGTTCTCCGCTTCGAAAATCGCTTTCAGATAGTCTTCTTTGGAAACCGTGATCATCGCGGGGCGCGATTATAGCTGGCCAGGCCTGCCCTTCATAATGCCGTCACTCAAACGCCTGCACCGCCTCTGCCCGGAAAGTCGGCTGCACGTGGAAGTGACCTCGTTCGCAGCCGATCGACGGCGTCTTTCGGGATTGTGCCTGGATCACGGCCCACTCGGAAGAAATATTGCCTTTCGGAAAGTGGCCAGGGGTGTGTGAAAACCCCGAGATTCCGAGCCGGTCGAAACTGCCGGCGGGTGCGTTCGAGTGCAAGGACTTCGGCAGGAGACATTCCGATCGTTTTCGGCACAGCGACATTACGCCACGGCGATGCTGATTCTACAAACAACCGTTCGAGAGACGGGGGCAGGGATCAGAGAGCAGGGTGAAAGCGGTACCCGATCGCTGATGGCTAGTACGTATCTGGCTCGATCTTCCACTTCTCGAATACCTTCGCCTCCTGCCGATCGCCGGCTATGGTTCAACGGCATGCCTGCACCTCTCCAGCAACTTAAGCATTTGGTCCACGTCACGGTCGAGCGATTCCGCTACCTCCGCAGGGACAGCCCCCATGCCTTTCATCTTGCGCGGGCGGCTGTCTTCCAGGATGGTCCATATCTGCGAGAGTTCCGCGACGATCGTTCTGCGCAGGTGTTTCCGGCGTTTGTCGAGTCCGTACGCACGGGCCACACTGGCGGTCAGCGTCTGAAGCTCTCGCAGCGTTTCCTTCAACTCCGTGCGTTCGCTCTGCGGGATGGACCGCTCCACCACGGTCATCGTGGTCGGAGAGGTGCGCTCGTCCAGCTGGTCCAGGATTCGCGCCACACCGGCATCTACCAAGGCCATAGCCACCGCCAGACGGCGCTTGTGGTTCTCGTTCAATCCGTTCTCAGGCATGCGCGTTCCACCGCAAGCGGAAGTCGATGTAGAGCGGCGTCACCTTGATGCGCTCCGCGGAGCGATACCTCGGGTCGCGGGCCATCTCGATGAGCGCGAGGATGGCCCCGGGATTTCCCTGACTGAGCTCGACCAGGCGTTCCAGGAACTCTGCCATGTTCAATGCTTGCAGCCCTGACTGCGCGGCGCCCTCACGCGCGAAGGCGAGAGCCGTCGCCGGGTCGAAATTCCGGATTTGCAGCCGGTCGGAGCGGTCTGGATACAGATTCAGCAGGAACCCGAGGTCCTCCATGTGGGCGGAGCGGGAGACGGCGACCACCGGAGTGGCAGCCGACTGGACCGCCTCCTTGATGGACGAGAACAAGGCCTGAGAGGCGCCTGCGGCGTGGTCCAGAACGACCACGTAGCTCGCGGCGCGCAGCGCATCGCGGACGATCCCCCGGATCGCCACCGAACTCTTGTGCTCAAGACCCTTCGCTCCTTTGCCCAGACCAGCCGCCGCGTACGGGTCGCCGGCCCTCACCAGAGCGCTTCCCAGCGCATGAAAAATGCCTTTGACGCTGGTGGAATCACCGCAATACAGCACCTGCGGGAACTCCGGCAGTAGGGTTTTCAGCAGCAGCGTCTTGCCCACCCCGGCCGGACCATGCAGGAGAAACGGCTGCCGCCGGGCCAGGCGGCGCCGGACCTCGCCGAGTTCCTCCTCGCGCGCAAACACCAGCTCTGGCATCAGTGAGAGTCCGGAAAAGCGCCGCCCAACCTGACCTCGACTTCCATGGTCGTAACCAGTCGGTTACCGATCATTTCGGCGATGCTGGGCATGATGCGCTCGACGTTTTCCTCCGATTCGACGAACTCGACCACCAGGGGAAGCAGACCCCCGGCGTCCACCAGCGAGGTTGTCGTGATCCCTGCCGCTTTCGTATACCCGGCGACGCCGCGCACCACCGTCGCTCCCGCAAGGCCCTGCTTGGCCAGCAACCGGAGCAGCGCCATGTGCAGAGGGTGGCCGTGCCACTCATCCGCCTCGTTGATGAAGATCGACACGCGTCTGGCTTTCATGGGCCGCTCCTTGACGCCGAGAAGTCGCTACTGCATCGAGACGTCCTCCGGACCGCGCAAGCTGCGAACTTCAGCCTCCAGCGCCGCAAGACGCTCCAACGCCGCCGTGACCGCCTGGGCTCCCGCTGCGTGCGCCTCGCGGGCATGCACGATGGCACGTTCCGCGATCGATCTGACATCGTGCAGCAGGCCCCGGATCTCGCTCTCCAGCTGCCGCCGGCTCTCCCGCATGCGCTCGTCAATGTCGTTCTGCACGCGAGAGCTGTTGATTTCCATGAGGTCCCCGACAAACCGCAAGGCGTCGCCCGCTATGCCTCCGTACGCGCGCATCAGCCCCAACGCCTGGTCCGCAACGTAGCGGAAGGGCGAGGCAGGCTGGGCGATCCTCACCAGTTCGTGAAAGTGGAAGCGCGAGCGCGTACGGAATCCGGGCTCAAGGTCGAGCGCTTCGGGCATCTCCGCCAGTTCGGGGACATCCGCTGCGGCCAGGCGGCGCAGGAAATCGTTGCCTAGCTGAACGAAGCGCTGCACACCCTGGCGATAGGCCTCCTCTGCGTGGACCTGCTCGCTTTCGAGCCACGGATTCAGCTGTCGCCGCGCGACGTCCTGGGCAGCCGACATGGCGTTCCTCCGAAACCCCGGCCCGCCACGGCGCGGGATCGCGTGCAGGACTCCGGACAACTCTTCCTGCGCCGGCGGGAGTGCGCGGCGGAGGAACATTTTCCGTCGCTCAATGAGCGATTGCGAAAGGCGCTGCTGCTCCGCCCCGAGGAGGGCCCCGAGCTCGCGGAGGGAGGTCTCGGCTTGGGCGAGTGTCTCGCGCAGAGCCGTGATGCGCCGCTCCGACTCTTCGTCCGGGCGAAGCATCGCTTCTGTCTCCTGGTGCAGGGTGGCGAGCAGTTCCTTGCTGATGCGGCGCACGCCGCGTTCCCCCGCAGCCTGCGTGATGCGCCCCGACCCCTCCGCCAGTTCTTCCAGGCTGCGGACGAAGTTTCCCCAATCCCGTTCCGGCCCCCGGCCCTCCAGGCGCTCCGCGGCGCTGATCTCGAAGATCGGGCCGATCGGTGTCTCCAGGTGCTCTGCCAGCATGCGGCGAGCAAACGTGCTAGCCGCCGATCGTTCTACTTCCGTCACGCGGTCGGCCTTGTTCAGCACCACCAGAATGTCGTTCAACACGGCCGCGACCGTCTTCACCAGCTCGAGTTCATCTCCCGCGAGCGGCGGGTCCGTACCGATCACCACTACCGCCGCGTCGATGTGCGGGATGAATTCGTGGGTCGCCGCCGTGTTGCCGGTGAACACCGAGCCCAGACCGGGAGTGTCCACCAGGCACATCCCCGTGGCCAGCAAAGGGCAGGGCAGGAAAATCTCCACCCCGCTCACTCCCTTTTCGTTGCCGGGATTCTTCTCTTCCGAGACGTATTGCTCCACTGTGTCGGGACCGATCTCCTGCCAGGCGCCGCTCTGAGTCCGGATGCGGGCGGCGCGCTGCGATCCGAACCGGATCACCGTTGGGATCGCCGTGACCGGGACGACTCCCGCCGGAAGAATGGGTTCGCCCACCAGAGCGTTGATCAGGGTGGATTTCCCGCGTTTGAACTGGCCGACAAAGGCCGCGTAGAACAGGCCTTCGGCCACGCGCTCGGCCCGGGCGCGGGCGTCGGCGGCAACGCGTTCCGCTCCCAGTTCCGCGGCGATCGCTCCTAGCCGGTCGAGAACGGAAGCTCGGTCAATCGCGATCACACCGCTGCGGCCTCCTCATTCACCAAGGACGCTTCTTCGTTCTAGCTCTGACGGGTGTTCCTGAGGTGGGATCGAAGCTGGTGCGGGGCGACCCCTACCTCAAAGTAGGAGTCATCTTCCCTGTTGAAGGGCGGTTAAGGGTGAACTCCAACACCCGAATGCTGCAGATTATCCGCACTCCGCCCCGGCTGCGTCAATGGTCGCAGCTCGACCGTTAAAGCCGATACTCCTGATGGCTGATCGCTGGCGGCTGAGGGCTAGTACGGGTACGGCTCGATCTTCCACTTCTCGAACACCTTCGCCTCCAGGAAGATCTTGAACAGCTCGGGGTCGAGCTCGCCGTCCTTCACCGCGAATCCCAGGATCTCGATGGCCCGCTCCTGGCTCACCGCCTTCTTATAAGGACGGTCGCTGGCCGACAGCGCGTCGAAGATGTCCGAGATGGTCATCATCCGCGTCTGCACCGGGATCTCCGGCGCCGACAGCTTGTAGGGATAGCCCTTCCCGTTCAGTTTCTCGTGGTGTCCGCGCGCGATCTCCGGGATCGCCCGTATCTCCCGTGTCCACGGGATCTGTTGCAGGAAGTTGAAGGTATGCACCACGTGCGACTCGATCTGCAGCCGCTCCGAGTCGTCCAGCGAGCCCTTGCGGATGGAGAGCAGCCGCACCTCGTCGGGCGTCAGCAGCACCCGCTCCTCGCCCGCGAAACTGACGAACTTCTCCGCCGAGATGCCCTGCAGCATGTCGAAGCTGCCTTCCGGCAGCACCGTCGGCTCGTTCGCCTTGCTGATGATCCCGAGATAGTCGTCGAGCAGCCGCAGTTGCCGCTCCAGCTCCGCGTCCAGTTCCGGCGTTCTCTTGGCGAACGACTCGCGCCCTTGCTCCAGCAGGTGCTCGAGCTTCGCCCGCAGGATCTCCACCTCGCGCGTGCGCTTGGCGAACTCGATGCGTTGCTGGATCAGGTCCATCTGCGCCGGATACAGCTTCTTGGCCTTGACCAGCACTTCCTCCCGCACCCCGACTTTTCCGAAGTCGTGCAGCAGCGAGGCGTAGCGGATCTCTTTCATCTCGCTGCGCGCGAACTTCAGGTCGGCGAACGGTCCCGCATCGCAGCGGTCCACCGATTCCGCCAGCGCCACCGTCAGGTTGGCCACCCGGAACGAATGGCCGCTGGTGGTGGGATCGCGCGCCTCGATCGCGATGACCGACGCCTTCACGAACCCTTCCAGCATCCGCTGGATGGCCTCATATAGCTGGCTGTTCTCGTAGGCCACCGCCGCCTGGCTGGCCAGCGACTCCACCAATTCCTGCTGCCGCTGCGTGTACGACACCACCTCCGTCTCCACCATCGCCGCGTCTTCCAGCTTGATGTCGTAATTCCGCTTCGCATTCAGCAGTTGCACCACCCCCACCACTTCCGCCTTCTGGTTGCGCATGGGGATGGCCAGGATGGACTTGGTGCGGTACCCCGAGCTCTCGTCGAAGCGCCGGCTGAAGGAGAAGGGTACGTCCTCCGGCAGCTCGTAGGCGTCGCCCAGCCGCAGGCCCTCGCCCGTCAGCGCCACGTATCCGGCGATGGATTTCTTGCTCAGCTCCATCGTCGTTTCCTTGAAGGGGAACGACCGCGAGTCGTTCTGCGCCAGCTTGAAGAGAAGATGCTTGCGCTGCTCCTTGCGCTCGTCCTTCACCTTCCCCGGCGGCAGCTTGCTTTCCTCGGCCTCCACCAGGTACAGCGAGCCCGCGTCGCTCTGGGTGATCTCGCGGCACTTGGTCAGGATCATGTCCAGCAGCCGCTCCGTGTCGTGCTCCGCCGACAGCGCCGCCCCGATCTTGTTCAGCTCCGAGATCTCGCGCGTCGCACCCGCCAGTTGCTCCCCCACCTGACGCCGCGTCGCGTGCAGGTGGATGTGGTCCACCGCGTTATCCACCATCCGTTCCATCAGATCGTTGGGGGTGTTGGGAGGCAGGTAGGCGTACACCACCGAGTCCAGCCGCGGGTCCTGGAAGCGTTCGTCGGTCAGCGCGATCACCCGCACGCTGGGGTCGCGCAGCTTTTCGTAGTTTTCCCGCACCAGCCGTTCCGACGACGTGACCACCACCTTTTCCGCCGCCTTGATGTCGAGCTTCGTCCACGCCATCCGCCGGTATCGCTGCGTGCCCCGCATCACCTCCCGGCACACCACGTCCCCGTCGAAATACACCACGACGGGGAGTACGTGGACACTACCGTGCGTCGCGGGTCGTGCCGGTGCGCTCATATTTAGCTCAGGCGGGGAATAGGTGCTCTGGCGGCAAACTATACCAGTAGTCCGTCTCTAGTGACTAGATATTCAGCGGTGTTTGCGTGGGTGCCCCACCCAAGCCCGGCTTTGGCTTGGGTGGGCGTGGCAACTGAGCCTCTCACCACCGGTGGAACGCCGGATGCCCCTCTTTCACCGCCACGAATTTCCCTCGGCAGGTCGCGCACACCTGTCCGCCCGCCCGCAGCTCGGCTTCGATGACGGCGCGGTCGTCCTTGATCTCCGCCACCCGCGCCACCAGCCGCAACGGCCCGGCCTCGGTCGGCGTCGGACGCAGCAGCTTGATGGCATACTCCGCCGTCACCGTACAGGGCGGATGCTCCGCCCCCTGCCGCTTCATCAGGTGATACGCCGCCGTCCAGTTGGAATGGCAGTCCAGCAGCGCCCCGATGATCCCGCCGTTCAGCGCCCCGTGGTACGCCTGGTGATGCGGCTGCGGCTGCCACTCCGCCACCACCTCGTCCCCTTCGACGAAGCTCTGGATGTGCAGCCCCTGCGGGTTCGCCGGCCCGCATCCGAAGCAGATGTTCGCCGGCGCGTACGTCTCTTGCAGACTCTTGCTCATGAGAAGACGTGATGATATCTCACGCTTCGCCTCTGCGTTCCGGAAAGCATCTTCCGAGGGTTGCTGCCTCCCGCGCTAAGGTGCTCCCCACTTCCAGCCCAGCCGCTCGTCGTGGGCTCCGGTGCCGGTTCTTAACGGCGGCGAGCAGCCCTGATTCCTCATTCGACATATTGACGTACTATGCACCGCCTAAGCCGCTGTAGAATCGGCAGTTCCCCTGACCAGCTACTCTCGGTGAGCAGTTCTGAAATCGGAACAAAACCGTCCACTGCGGGCTGAGTGCCAGCGGTCCAGCTACTCTGGGCTGCTTTTCGGTGTCCGAGGGCTACGTGCATGAACGGATTCACTGACAAGGTTGCATTCATCTGGAGCGTTGCTGACCTGCTGCGCGGCCCTTACAAGCCACACCAGTACGGCAGGGTGATTTTGCCCCTGACGGTACTCAGGCGTCTCGACTGCGTTCTTGAGCCGACCAAGCAGAAGGTGCTCGACAGGCACGCCGTTCTGAAGAGTGGCCCGGTAAAGGATTTCGAGCCGATTCTGAACCGCGTAGCTGGACATGCGTTCCACAACATCAGCAAGATGGACTTCCAGAAGCTGAAGGGCGATCCCGACAAGATCGCTCCGAACCTCGACAAGTACATTAAAAGCTTTTCGTCTAAGGCGCGGCAGATTTTCGAGTTCTTCGAGTTCGACAAGGAGATCGCCAAGCTCGACGAGTCCGACCGTCTGTACCAAGTGGTCAAGAAATTTGCTGATATAGACCTGCACCCCGACAAAGTTCCGAATCATGAGATGGGCCTCATCTTCGAGGACTTGATCCGGCGCTTCAATGAATCCTCGAACGAGACGGCGGGAGATCACTTCACCCCACGCGAAGTCATCCGTCTGATGGTGAACCTGCTGTTCGAGCCGGACGGGGCGGTCTTACGGAAGGCGGGCATTGTCCGCACGCTTTACGATCCGGCTTGTGGAACGGGCGGAATGTTGTCAGTTTCGGAGGAATATCTCCGCGACCTGAACCCACAAGCGCAGCTTGAGGTCTTCGGGCAGGACTACAACAACGAGGCTTTCGCCATCTGCTGCTCGGACATGATGATCAAGGGGCAGAACCCGGAGAACATCAAATTCGGCGACAGCTTCACGAAGGACGGGTTACCCGGCATGAAGTTCGATTACCTGCTGGCAAACCCACCCTTCGGCGTCGAGTGGAAGCCACAGGCCGACGCCATTGAGAAGGAGCACGAAGAGAAGGGATTCGAGGGCCGCTTCGGGGCAGGTCTGCCGCGCATCAATGACGGATCATTCTTGTTTATTCAGCACATGATCTCGAAGACGAAGCCGAGCGGCTCACGGCTGGCGATTGTGTTCAACGGCTCACCCCTATTCACAGGTGACGCCGGATCGGGCGAGAGCGACATCCGCAAGTGGATCATCGAGAACGACTGGCTCGAAGCGATTGTCGCGCTACCCGACCAGATGTTCTACAACACCGGCATTTCGACTTACATCTGGATTTTGACGAACCGCAAGCGCCCCGAGAGGCGCGGCAAGGTTCAACTGATCAATGCCGTGGATCTGTTCCAGAAGATGCGACGTAGCTTGGGCAACAAGAGGAACGAGCTTTCCGACGCGCACATTGCCGACATCACCCGCATTTATGGGGAATTCAAGGAATCGGAGCAGTCGAAGATATTTGACAACGACGACTTCGGATACCGGCAGATTACGGTCGAGCGCCCACTCCGCCTGCGCTTTCAGGTGACGCAGGAACGGATCGAGTGGCTGAAGGAACAGACCGCGTTCCAGAACCTCGCCAGGAGCAGGAAAAAGGGAAAAGAGGGCCAGCGAGAAATCGAGGCTGGCGAGGCATTACAGGCCGAGATCATCGCCATGCTGAAGGGAATGAACCAAGCCGTGGTGGACAAGAGCCGCCCTGCTTTCGAGAAACGGCTGACACGCGCAGCACAGTCTGCGGACATCAGGCTCTCGGCTGCGCTGCAAAAGGCAATCCTGACAGCGATGTCTGAGCGCAACGACGAGGCCCAGATTTGTGTCGATGCAGATGGCAACCCGGAGCCGGATTCCGAATTGCGTGATTACGAGAACGTGCCGCTGAAGGAAAACATCCACCTGTACTTCAA harbors:
- a CDS encoding PaaI family thioesterase produces the protein MSKSLQETYAPANICFGCGPANPQGLHIQSFVEGDEVVAEWQPQPHHQAYHGALNGGIIGALLDCHSNWTAAYHLMKRQGAEHPPCTVTAEYAIKLLRPTPTEAGPLRLVARVAEIKDDRAVIEAELRAGGQVCATCRGKFVAVKEGHPAFHRW
- a CDS encoding transporter — encoded protein: MSVLPLSLLVAVAISACAQQEAGTPKIPEEARQREDPAANPARPTVSTPATLTPVGYFQFETGFLGAWHSPEFSSQSSLNEVVKFSLTRRIELLAAVGPFAHSRAENQTANGTGDVALGVQGVVHQGEGARPTIALSYFRRVYSGGTPDLDFGSARNSMLLLASADVKGFHYDTNFLFNEVIDNAIHRAQFGQTLSVSHSLVKKFGISGEIWHFTQPLLRSNAVGNLWALNYNMRKNLVLDGGVSHGLTSTSTRWEVFLGFTYLLPHKVSARNGANSR
- a CDS encoding GAF domain-containing protein → MSAPARPATHGSVHVLPVVVYFDGDVVCREVMRGTQRYRRMAWTKLDIKAAEKVVVTSSERLVRENYEKLRDPSVRVIALTDERFQDPRLDSVVYAYLPPNTPNDLMERMVDNAVDHIHLHATRRQVGEQLAGATREISELNKIGAALSAEHDTERLLDMILTKCREITQSDAGSLYLVEAEESKLPPGKVKDERKEQRKHLLFKLAQNDSRSFPFKETTMELSKKSIAGYVALTGEGLRLGDAYELPEDVPFSFSRRFDESSGYRTKSILAIPMRNQKAEVVGVVQLLNAKRNYDIKLEDAAMVETEVVSYTQRQQELVESLASQAAVAYENSQLYEAIQRMLEGFVKASVIAIEARDPTTSGHSFRVANLTVALAESVDRCDAGPFADLKFARSEMKEIRYASLLHDFGKVGVREEVLVKAKKLYPAQMDLIQQRIEFAKRTREVEILRAKLEHLLEQGRESFAKRTPELDAELERQLRLLDDYLGIISKANEPTVLPEGSFDMLQGISAEKFVSFAGEERVLLTPDEVRLLSIRKGSLDDSERLQIESHVVHTFNFLQQIPWTREIRAIPEIARGHHEKLNGKGYPYKLSAPEIPVQTRMMTISDIFDALSASDRPYKKAVSQERAIEILGFAVKDGELDPELFKIFLEAKVFEKWKIEPYPY
- a CDS encoding Nramp family divalent metal transporter, with product MATEVPHGNHPSLEGMHSTVEVPHHQAGFWEQWRAFVGPAILVSVGYMDPGNWGTDLQGGAQFKYGLIWVVGLASLMAIFMQVISARLGVVTGKDLAQCCRDWYPKWTRWPNWLMSEVAIGACDLAEVLGSAVALNLLFHIPLPWAVIITGLDVLLLLALQRFGMRTIEAIVLLLIATIGVCYFIEIFVLPQTQPDFLEMGRALVSPHFRHSGMLYIAIGMIGATVMPHNLYLHSALVQSRQLQKDELSVRRAIQFNTIDSIAALTIAFFVNAAILVLAATVFFGKESVTVAGGQVVKFSADSDWIRVAYLTLAPLLGTTAASTLFAVALLASGQSSTITGTLAGQVVMEGFMHWRIQPWLRRLITRTLAILPAVLIIGLRGDSSVTDLLTLSQVVLALQLPFAMFPLLHFTSSGKRMGAWKNGWFLLISGWTSAILITAMDIYGLPDSLKAAWHVITGG
- a CDS encoding metal-dependent transcriptional regulator, coding for MITVSKEDYLKAIFEAENEAEAVISATLANWLKVSAPAVTMALRRLTRDGLVEVRKDGRVRLTDEGRRIAKRIAVRHHLIERMLTEIFGMPWYRTHDEAERLEHAVSADFESLLVKKLGRGGACPHGNFAIVDSPAQKRRRGYKLLSEAEPGQSYTVASVYERDSKLGELLDRRGIRPGSELYLRERNYDQTLSIGTSAGAIVLGGPAAEKIWVSSPPPVPASKR
- a CDS encoding universal stress protein; amino-acid sequence: MYEKILVTLDGTSSDRAIIEHVKQLAKLAQSRLVLLHVADGWAARTYGPDAVSPEIAEDTAYLETIRAEFQAMGIPTEAELAYGEPVKEIIKWIQHKGCDLVAMSTHGHRFLADIFLGTTAIRVQHSVSVPVLLLRAK
- a CDS encoding AAA family ATPase; translation: MPELVFAREEELGEVRRRLARRQPFLLHGPAGVGKTLLLKTLLPEFPQVLYCGDSTSVKGIFHALGSALVRAGDPYAAAGLGKGAKGLEHKSSVAIRGIVRDALRAASYVVVLDHAAGASQALFSSIKEAVQSAATPVVAVSRSAHMEDLGFLLNLYPDRSDRLQIRNFDPATALAFAREGAAQSGLQALNMAEFLERLVELSQGNPGAILALIEMARDPRYRSAERIKVTPLYIDFRLRWNAHA
- a CDS encoding dynamin family protein; its protein translation is MIAIDRASVLDRLGAIAAELGAERVAADARARAERVAEGLFYAAFVGQFKRGKSTLINALVGEPILPAGVVPVTAIPTVIRFGSQRAARIRTQSGAWQEIGPDTVEQYVSEEKNPGNEKGVSGVEIFLPCPLLATGMCLVDTPGLGSVFTGNTAATHEFIPHIDAAVVVIGTDPPLAGDELELVKTVAAVLNDILVVLNKADRVTEVERSAASTFARRMLAEHLETPIGPIFEISAAERLEGRGPERDWGNFVRSLEELAEGSGRITQAAGERGVRRISKELLATLHQETEAMLRPDEESERRITALRETLAQAETSLRELGALLGAEQQRLSQSLIERRKMFLRRALPPAQEELSGVLHAIPRRGGPGFRRNAMSAAQDVARRQLNPWLESEQVHAEEAYRQGVQRFVQLGNDFLRRLAAADVPELAEMPEALDLEPGFRTRSRFHFHELVRIAQPASPFRYVADQALGLMRAYGGIAGDALRFVGDLMEINSSRVQNDIDERMRESRRQLESEIRGLLHDVRSIAERAIVHAREAHAAGAQAVTAALERLAALEAEVRSLRGPEDVSMQ
- a CDS encoding DUF190 domain-containing protein, with the protein product MKARRVSIFINEADEWHGHPLHMALLRLLAKQGLAGATVVRGVAGYTKAAGITTTSLVDAGGLLPLVVEFVESEENVERIMPSIAEMIGNRLVTTMEVEVRLGGAFPDSH